GAGGCCGGCGAAAAAGTGGCACTTAGAACTTACTTTGAACAAGGTCGCCCCGTAGTCATCAATATGGTGTACTACTCATGTGGCGGTACTTGTAACGCTTTACTCACTGGTTCCTTCATGGTTCTCGACGAACTCGACTGGAAGCCCGGCGAACACTTTGAAATGCTCAACATTTCATTTGAACCAAAAGAAAATCACATTTTAGCTCAAGCTAAAAGAGCTAACTACCTCAAGCAATACAGCCTTCAAGGTACGGGCATCCACTTCCTCACAACGACTCAAGAAGTTGCTGATGAAATCACAAAAACTTTAGGCTTCAAATACAAATGGGTTCCCAGTAAAGAAAACCCTGATCAAGGAGATTATTCTCACCCCTCAGTTAGTCACGTGCTAACTGAAGAAGGAAAAATCTCACGCTACTTATACGGAATTTCTTTCCCCGCTCGCGATTACAAATTCGCTATTACGCGAACACTTCTGGGTTTATATATATTTAAACGACAGATTAAATGATCTATTCACTCACTTATAAAAGGAGAATTAAAGTTTGTTCTTAACACGCGGAACTAAAATAAATGACATTTCCTAATGCCCCGTTTCAC
This DNA window, taken from Lentisphaera araneosa HTCC2155, encodes the following:
- a CDS encoding SCO family protein, which encodes EAGEKVALRTYFEQGRPVVINMVYYSCGGTCNALLTGSFMVLDELDWKPGEHFEMLNISFEPKENHILAQAKRANYLKQYSLQGTGIHFLTTTQEVADEITKTLGFKYKWVPSKENPDQGDYSHPSVSHVLTEEGKISRYLYGISFPARDYKFAITRTLLGLYIFKRQIK